In a genomic window of Vibrio marisflavi CECT 7928:
- a CDS encoding LysR family transcriptional regulator — MLNPVWLNTFKTLVDVGHFTKTAEKLYMTQPGVSQHLQKLEANCGHPLIKKQGKSFELTEQGRLVYQYALQQAEHESNLLEKLSFDDPYSGQCQLSCSGSLALKLYPELLKLQQQYPDLHIELEVAPNQKILKDIQSGHTALGIVTDVQSTSLYESEALNNEQLCLVLPSSYKGEPLTPKKLFSCGLIEHPDAKHYLSMYLDLCDDSELEKLNIEELPRAGYINQLNQILLPVSMGLGFTVLPKSAVDNFSNSQDLYVAKTVSPVTETLYLIQKRHRNLPKRYDVIRQLIWKHLGKSN; from the coding sequence ATGCTTAATCCTGTTTGGCTAAACACCTTCAAAACTCTAGTGGATGTCGGCCACTTTACGAAAACGGCTGAGAAGCTTTATATGACTCAACCCGGAGTTAGCCAGCACTTGCAGAAATTGGAAGCGAACTGCGGCCATCCACTGATTAAGAAGCAGGGAAAAAGCTTTGAGTTGACCGAACAGGGAAGACTTGTTTATCAATATGCTCTTCAGCAAGCAGAGCACGAGTCTAACTTACTCGAAAAGCTCAGCTTTGATGATCCCTATTCCGGACAATGTCAGCTCTCGTGCTCGGGATCTTTGGCTCTAAAACTGTATCCAGAGCTCCTGAAATTGCAGCAACAGTATCCAGATTTACATATTGAATTAGAAGTTGCACCCAATCAAAAAATCCTAAAGGACATCCAAAGTGGGCACACCGCATTAGGCATAGTGACTGACGTTCAGAGCACAAGCCTCTACGAGAGTGAAGCTCTTAACAACGAACAACTTTGCCTTGTACTGCCAAGCTCATATAAGGGCGAGCCCCTAACCCCAAAGAAACTGTTTAGCTGTGGACTCATAGAACACCCAGATGCAAAACATTACTTATCTATGTATTTAGATTTATGTGATGACAGTGAGCTTGAAAAACTCAATATTGAAGAATTACCAAGAGCGGGCTATATCAATCAACTCAACCAAATACTGTTACCTGTATCTATGGGACTAGGCTTTACTGTTTTACCCAAGAGTGCTGTAGACAACTTTAGTAACAGCCAAGACCTTTATGTCGCTAAGACAGTTTCTCCTGTGACAGAAACACTGTATCTGATCCAAAAACGGCACCGAAACTTACCAAAAAGATATGACGTCATTCGCCAACTGATATGGAAACATCTAGGCAAGAGTAATTGA
- a CDS encoding DNA mismatch repair protein produces MMIRFPPSWVLVLVGLILNVLAILMSSIVLDRLSGDIGKLNESKEQNRYSIQLAWNSVETLERKREAILLHIQSMPAENRDFMLQEAIQLQLQHWIGKPVPQISQGNLASLMMLINQAQQTLRDKIDDYYLENLAIGERALSLNEKIAWYKNIGLFLQVFGLALILARDLARKS; encoded by the coding sequence TTGATGATTCGCTTTCCTCCATCTTGGGTTTTAGTGTTAGTCGGGCTGATATTGAATGTACTGGCTATTTTGATGTCTAGTATCGTGCTGGATAGGTTGAGTGGAGATATCGGTAAGCTCAATGAATCGAAGGAGCAAAATCGTTACTCTATTCAGCTTGCCTGGAATAGCGTGGAAACACTAGAAAGAAAGCGTGAAGCTATTTTGCTGCATATCCAGAGTATGCCCGCAGAGAATCGTGATTTTATGCTACAAGAAGCCATCCAACTGCAATTACAGCATTGGATAGGAAAACCCGTCCCTCAAATTTCTCAAGGCAATCTTGCCAGCCTTATGATGTTGATTAACCAAGCTCAGCAAACACTGAGAGATAAAATCGATGACTACTATTTGGAGAATTTAGCGATTGGTGAAAGGGCGCTGAGTCTAAACGAGAAAATAGCATGGTATAAGAATATTGGCTTGTTTTTGCAAGTGTTTGGTCTTGCACTAATTTTAGCTAGGGACTTAGCAAGAAAGAGCTAG
- a CDS encoding MAPEG family protein: MVTALYASVLAGLIVWLSFKVINQRKSSKVPHSDGGVDELVIARSAHSNAVEYIPITLILLALAEFNGASAILIHIFGTVFFFGRWIHANAILNESIPGRVRGMKITFVCIVGLILLNLIYVPLL, encoded by the coding sequence ATGGTTACCGCTCTTTATGCTTCAGTGCTAGCTGGTCTTATTGTCTGGCTGTCTTTCAAGGTTATTAATCAACGTAAGTCCTCCAAGGTACCGCACTCTGATGGAGGAGTGGATGAGCTGGTGATTGCAAGAAGTGCTCATAGCAACGCGGTAGAATATATTCCAATCACGCTTATCTTACTTGCGTTGGCTGAGTTCAATGGCGCTAGCGCTATTCTAATCCATATATTTGGCACCGTATTTTTCTTTGGTCGGTGGATTCATGCCAATGCTATCTTAAATGAAAGTATCCCCGGACGAGTAAGAGGCATGAAGATTACATTTGTCTGTATCGTCGGTTTGATATTACTTAACCTCATTTATGTCCCACTGCTTTAA
- a CDS encoding substrate-binding periplasmic protein, which produces MYTVRAMTFALLIILSNSIKADTLTLTSLEWPPYSGKALPEQGASVAVVKAAVESMGHTLKVEFYPWSRTVHLAKTDTNIAGYFPEYKFESNDILFSNKIGTGPLGLVENKASPVTWSTLSDLKAYKIGVVRGYVNTADFDSMVASGKIQADAAKSDELNLKKVATKRVRLAVIDSNVLKYLTSNTPELKQYKNDLVMNPRLLAEKGLYIAFTNDAEGKRWKGIVDQGLSKIDIQKIMQEYLNK; this is translated from the coding sequence ATGTATACAGTTCGAGCCATGACATTTGCTCTACTAATTATCCTATCTAACTCAATAAAAGCAGACACACTTACTCTAACATCTTTAGAATGGCCCCCTTATTCAGGCAAAGCATTACCTGAGCAAGGAGCATCTGTCGCAGTAGTAAAAGCGGCGGTAGAGTCTATGGGGCATACGTTGAAAGTAGAGTTTTACCCTTGGTCACGTACGGTGCACCTTGCAAAAACAGATACAAATATAGCGGGCTACTTTCCCGAATATAAGTTTGAATCCAACGACATTCTGTTTTCCAACAAAATTGGAACAGGGCCATTAGGCCTGGTAGAAAATAAAGCTTCACCCGTAACATGGTCGACACTTTCAGATCTAAAAGCCTATAAAATTGGCGTAGTACGTGGCTACGTGAATACTGCGGACTTTGATTCGATGGTCGCCTCTGGGAAAATACAAGCCGACGCAGCAAAGTCAGATGAGCTAAATTTGAAAAAGGTCGCTACCAAAAGAGTACGTCTAGCAGTCATAGATAGCAACGTTCTCAAATATCTAACTTCCAACACACCAGAGCTCAAGCAGTACAAAAATGATCTTGTAATGAACCCAAGGTTGCTTGCAGAAAAAGGGCTGTATATTGCCTTTACGAATGACGCGGAAGGGAAACGTTGGAAAGGCATCGTTGACCAAGGACTATCTAAAATAGATATTCAAAAAATAATGCAGGAATATTTAAACAAATAG
- the glgB gene encoding 1,4-alpha-glucan branching protein GlgB, whose translation MKTIVKDKKTQVYDQLSQAAYSDPFAFLGPYIKDADVALRVWMPGANYVKLLVEGEPALDLKREGDSGFVLPGNRNLHFTHYKLLVGWPGSEQIIDDPYQYHAIYAEYDDLHTPINMYKHMGAQFITLERDGQQVSGTRFLVYAPHAAACSLVGEFNQWDGRRYPMQRLDYGIWGLFIPNLPEGSKYKFELKGPNGEGLPHKADPWGFFAEQHPSFASVTYDHSRYQWKDQKWQDRPITEKRKEALSFYELHAGSWRRDEHGQFLNYRDLADQLVPYLLDLGYTHVELMPVSEYPFYGSWGYQPVGLFAPTSRFGSPDDFKYFIDTCHQAGIGVILDWVPAHFPSDDHGLANFDGTPLYHDPDPRRGWHQDWNSFIYDLGREHVRRFLVSNALYWFDRFHIDGIRVDAVASMLYLDYSRSHDQWVPNVDGGNENYDAIATLKWMNEEVYKYFPNAMTIAEESTAFPGVSQPTFLGGLGFGFKWNMGWMHDSLSYIKEDPVHRKYHHDTITFPLIYAHSENYVLSLSHDEVVYGKGSIHNKMPGDEWQQTANLRAYMGYMYGQPGKKLNFMGAEFGQTGEWDHDSQLQWFLLDFERHKGVQSLTRDLNKLYRSETALFDMDSEPGGFEWRLQDAADTSVLAHERISAAGERILVVTNFTPVPHDGFRLGVPNQGSYNLLLSTDDEKYHGSQYDVVPVANTEAVESQGLPNSLALTLPPLSTLFYKLS comes from the coding sequence TTGAAAACGATAGTGAAAGATAAGAAAACACAGGTGTATGACCAACTTTCACAGGCTGCTTATTCTGATCCATTTGCATTTTTGGGGCCGTATATCAAAGATGCAGATGTCGCCCTTCGCGTTTGGATGCCGGGAGCAAACTACGTTAAGCTGCTCGTAGAAGGCGAGCCAGCGTTAGATTTGAAAAGAGAAGGTGATTCTGGCTTCGTATTACCAGGGAATAGGAACCTTCATTTTACCCATTACAAACTACTTGTTGGTTGGCCAGGCTCAGAACAAATCATTGATGACCCATACCAATATCACGCCATTTATGCCGAATATGATGATCTGCATACGCCAATCAATATGTATAAGCATATGGGCGCTCAGTTCATTACGCTTGAAAGAGATGGACAACAAGTCAGCGGCACGCGCTTTTTAGTTTATGCTCCACATGCTGCAGCGTGCAGCCTCGTTGGTGAGTTTAACCAATGGGATGGCCGAAGATACCCAATGCAGCGTCTTGATTATGGTATCTGGGGACTATTTATACCAAACCTACCAGAAGGCTCTAAGTACAAGTTTGAACTGAAAGGACCGAATGGAGAAGGTTTGCCACATAAGGCCGACCCATGGGGATTCTTTGCTGAGCAACACCCTTCGTTTGCATCTGTCACGTACGATCACAGCCGTTATCAATGGAAAGATCAAAAATGGCAAGATCGACCAATCACTGAAAAACGCAAAGAAGCGCTATCATTTTATGAATTGCATGCAGGATCTTGGCGCCGTGATGAACATGGTCAGTTTCTAAATTATCGCGACCTTGCCGATCAGCTTGTGCCTTATCTACTCGACCTTGGCTACACGCATGTTGAACTCATGCCTGTATCAGAGTATCCATTCTACGGCTCTTGGGGATATCAGCCAGTTGGCTTGTTTGCACCTACTAGCCGCTTTGGATCTCCAGATGACTTTAAATACTTTATCGATACTTGCCACCAAGCTGGGATCGGCGTGATTCTGGACTGGGTTCCAGCTCATTTCCCATCTGATGATCATGGCCTAGCTAATTTTGATGGTACGCCACTTTATCATGATCCGGATCCTCGCCGCGGTTGGCACCAAGATTGGAACTCTTTCATCTATGATCTTGGTCGGGAGCATGTAAGAAGATTCTTAGTCTCGAATGCACTGTATTGGTTCGATCGATTCCACATTGATGGTATCCGTGTTGATGCAGTCGCTTCGATGTTGTACCTAGACTATTCACGTAGCCATGATCAGTGGGTGCCGAATGTCGATGGTGGCAATGAGAATTATGATGCGATCGCGACCCTAAAATGGATGAATGAGGAAGTATATAAGTATTTCCCGAATGCGATGACGATTGCAGAAGAATCAACTGCATTTCCGGGTGTTTCACAGCCAACATTCTTAGGTGGCTTAGGCTTTGGCTTTAAGTGGAATATGGGTTGGATGCACGATAGCCTGTCTTATATCAAAGAAGATCCCGTCCATAGAAAATATCACCACGATACCATCACTTTCCCTTTGATTTACGCACACAGTGAAAACTATGTCCTGTCTTTGTCCCACGACGAAGTAGTATATGGCAAAGGCTCGATTCACAATAAAATGCCGGGTGATGAATGGCAGCAAACGGCTAACCTAAGAGCGTATATGGGCTACATGTATGGCCAGCCGGGCAAGAAGCTGAACTTCATGGGAGCGGAATTCGGCCAAACAGGCGAGTGGGATCATGACAGTCAGTTGCAATGGTTTTTGCTAGACTTCGAGCGTCATAAAGGTGTGCAATCGTTAACCCGCGATCTAAACAAACTGTATCGTAGCGAAACCGCTTTATTCGATATGGATAGTGAGCCGGGTGGTTTCGAGTGGCGACTTCAAGACGCTGCTGATACCAGTGTATTAGCGCATGAGCGAATCAGTGCTGCTGGGGAGCGTATCCTTGTTGTAACTAACTTTACGCCAGTACCGCATGATGGATTCCGCTTAGGTGTTCCGAATCAAGGTAGCTACAACCTGTTATTGTCCACTGATGACGAAAAGTATCATGGTAGCCAATATGATGTAGTACCTGTTGCCAATACAGAAGCTGTTGAAAGCCAAGGCTTGCCGAACTCACTGGCATTGACATTGCCTCCACTATCGACACTATTCTACAAGCTTAGCTAA